One stretch of Candidatus Saccharibacteria bacterium oral taxon 488 DNA includes these proteins:
- a CDS encoding phosphohydrolase, producing MDERQIAQLETIKNKVRGILGGDPSGHADDHVERVAFLAERFASECNEPVDLYEVLLTAWLHDIDDYKLVGKAQAEKLTNAVNSMVDAGVDTDLCQAVLENIAAIGYSKRLDGQQPRRLAGQLVSDADMCDAIGAVGIERGLMYACHHGGRIFDPAVWPNVDLAAEEYDINGNTHDTDGFINHFFEKLLKLKGLMLTEPGRIEARKRQHVMVDFLHAYFREKNVPEWSQFLEGYLLDITKTNDLQ from the coding sequence ATGGACGAACGGCAGATAGCTCAACTTGAGACAATAAAAAATAAAGTGCGTGGTATATTAGGCGGCGACCCATCGGGTCATGCTGATGATCACGTTGAGCGGGTGGCCTTTCTGGCGGAGCGTTTTGCGAGCGAATGTAATGAGCCGGTAGATCTGTACGAAGTGCTGTTGACGGCTTGGTTGCATGACATTGACGATTACAAATTAGTTGGCAAAGCGCAGGCAGAGAAATTGACGAACGCGGTCAATAGTATGGTGGATGCAGGAGTGGATACTGACCTATGTCAGGCGGTATTAGAAAATATTGCGGCGATTGGTTATAGTAAACGGCTGGACGGCCAGCAGCCGCGGCGGCTGGCGGGGCAGCTAGTGTCTGACGCTGACATGTGCGATGCTATTGGCGCGGTTGGGATTGAGCGAGGATTGATGTACGCCTGCCATCACGGTGGGCGGATTTTTGACCCCGCGGTTTGGCCAAATGTTGATCTAGCGGCGGAAGAATACGACATTAACGGCAACACGCATGATACCGACGGCTTTATTAATCACTTTTTTGAGAAGTTGCTGAAATTGAAAGGCTTGATGCTGACGGAGCCGGGGCGAATAGAAGCGAGGAAGCGTCAGCACGTTATGGTTGATTTCCTTCATGCCTATTTCCGCGAAAAGAATGTGCCGGAGTGGAGTCAGTTTTTGGAAGGGTATTTACTTGATATAACTAAGACAAATGATTTACAATAG